In Lysinibacillus sp. FSL M8-0337, the following proteins share a genomic window:
- a CDS encoding GNAT family N-acetyltransferase encodes MLITKNCIIESLKPHHQEDIFSLYCNQDVRAFLGGIPDKNYILSSFNSMLQSSFPNSYFYISLKNTNDFIGLVSIDEYHEHTTYELSYQFLPPYWGKGYAQEVLTAVIYYGFTSLQLSKLVAETQTANIASCRVLEKIGMEKVQVLERFGQEQAVYQLLNTK; translated from the coding sequence ATGTTAATAACTAAAAATTGTATAATAGAGTCTTTAAAGCCACACCATCAAGAGGATATTTTTTCTTTATATTGTAATCAGGATGTTAGAGCATTCCTTGGAGGGATTCCAGATAAAAACTATATTCTTTCTTCTTTTAACAGCATGCTACAATCATCATTTCCTAATTCATACTTTTACATATCATTAAAGAATACGAATGATTTCATTGGTCTAGTATCGATTGATGAATACCATGAACACACAACATATGAGCTTAGCTATCAATTTTTGCCGCCATATTGGGGCAAAGGTTACGCCCAAGAAGTTTTAACTGCGGTCATCTATTATGGATTTACTAGTTTACAATTGTCAAAGTTAGTAGCAGAAACACAGACTGCCAATATTGCCTCTTGTCGGGTACTTGAAAAAATAGGTATGGAAAAAGTACAAGTATTAGAAAGATTTGGTCAGGAACAAGCTGTTTATCAGTTATTAAACACAAAGTAA
- a CDS encoding efflux RND transporter permease subunit, which yields MKGLVNFVLKNKLAVWLLTIIITVSGIYSGTRMKMESIPDISIPYLIVMGVYPGATPEQVMNELSIPFEKSVESLEDVKAVYSTSSSNVAQVQVEYDYGIDMDEKKRQLESALDNVKLPEGAQEPTIMAISMNMMPVVALSVSSSKEDIVDLTSTVEDLLLPKIEKIDGVASATITGQHIEEVSFKYDEEKMAALGLTEDAVKQMIQASDMSLSLGLYQFTVGEQAVSVDGKVKSIDELKDLLIPVTPSAIQPSPFVRLGDIATIEVEGKVQSVSRTNGKDAIAIQIVKSQDANTVTVVNAVKDLIKDEEKRIDGLKIDISLDQGAPIEDSVFTMIEKAVFGGAIAVLIILLFLRDFKSTIISIISIPVSVFMALLLLNWMDITLNIMTLGAITVAIGRVIDDSIVVVENIYRRIHLKQEKLTGRALIREATIEMFKPILSSTLVTVAVFAPLIFVGGMVGELFMPFALTMTFALGASLIVAITIVPALSHFLFRKKIYGEKKESQHQEVGKLANWYRGVLEKALNHKIITSTIAILMLVGSLALTPLIGFSFMGSQEEKVMYLTYTPGTGELADETEANVAQVEKELMKRKDIDILQVSITDATNADPTAMMMGGGAGGALMYLIFDPEMEDFPAAREEVEDYIFNLDQSGEWKSQNFSSTSMASNEVSYTLYSEDLNKLRSAVKDVEGSLKDVKGLEDVKSDYEDPYVEHVLKVEQKNVLQYGLTTAQIVMALNSTASQEVLTTVERDGKDINVIVKRDAKAAALSIDDVLKTEIKTTLGTMMTIGELVNVEEGTTLNSLSRSKGEYFATVSATIIGDDISKATSAADKKIDKLDLPKGVTTGVSGVAADMQETFTQLGIAMLAAIAIVYFILVVTFGEGLAPFAILFSLPFAVIGAFVGLYVTNQTISVSVMMGLLMLIGIVVTNAIVLVDRIIHMERDGLGMREAILEAGATRLRPILMTAIATIGAMIPMAIGNGGSGLISKDLAITVIGGLLSSTLLTLVVVPIVYEMLSKMLKKNRKDVEEN from the coding sequence GTGAAAGGTTTAGTTAATTTTGTATTGAAAAACAAATTGGCAGTGTGGTTATTAACAATTATCATCACTGTCTCAGGTATTTATTCAGGTACAAGAATGAAAATGGAATCAATCCCTGATATATCGATTCCATACTTAATTGTAATGGGCGTGTATCCAGGTGCCACGCCTGAACAAGTCATGAATGAACTTTCTATTCCATTTGAAAAATCCGTTGAAAGTTTAGAGGATGTTAAAGCAGTTTATTCCACTTCCTCTTCAAATGTTGCCCAAGTGCAAGTCGAGTATGACTATGGCATTGATATGGATGAAAAGAAACGTCAGTTAGAATCTGCTCTCGATAATGTCAAACTGCCTGAAGGCGCGCAAGAACCAACAATCATGGCCATTAGTATGAACATGATGCCGGTTGTCGCATTATCTGTGAGTAGTTCGAAGGAAGACATTGTTGACCTAACATCAACAGTAGAAGATTTATTACTTCCTAAAATCGAAAAAATCGACGGTGTTGCGTCAGCAACGATTACTGGTCAACACATTGAAGAAGTTTCGTTTAAATATGACGAAGAAAAAATGGCTGCTCTTGGCTTAACTGAAGATGCAGTCAAGCAAATGATTCAAGCAAGTGATATGTCATTATCACTCGGTTTATATCAGTTTACGGTTGGTGAACAAGCGGTTTCCGTAGATGGTAAAGTTAAATCTATCGATGAATTAAAAGATTTATTAATACCTGTCACACCTTCAGCTATACAACCTTCTCCTTTCGTTCGCTTAGGTGATATTGCAACGATTGAAGTTGAAGGTAAAGTACAATCTGTATCACGTACAAATGGTAAAGATGCCATTGCGATTCAAATCGTAAAAAGTCAAGATGCAAATACAGTAACGGTTGTCAATGCCGTAAAAGATCTGATAAAGGATGAAGAAAAAAGAATTGACGGCTTAAAAATAGATATTTCACTTGACCAAGGTGCTCCGATTGAAGATTCAGTCTTCACAATGATTGAAAAAGCGGTATTCGGTGGCGCAATCGCTGTTTTAATTATCTTATTATTCTTACGCGATTTCAAATCTACTATTATTTCGATTATTTCAATTCCAGTTTCCGTCTTCATGGCATTACTATTATTAAACTGGATGGATATTACGTTAAATATTATGACGCTCGGTGCAATCACTGTCGCCATTGGACGTGTAATTGATGACTCCATTGTCGTAGTAGAAAATATTTATCGACGTATCCATTTAAAACAAGAAAAATTAACAGGTCGCGCACTGATTCGTGAAGCAACTATTGAAATGTTTAAACCAATCTTGTCTTCTACATTAGTGACGGTAGCGGTATTTGCCCCACTTATTTTTGTAGGCGGTATGGTTGGCGAATTATTTATGCCTTTCGCATTAACGATGACATTTGCTTTAGGTGCGTCATTAATAGTAGCAATTACCATAGTACCAGCTTTATCCCACTTCTTATTCCGTAAAAAAATCTACGGAGAGAAAAAGGAAAGCCAGCATCAAGAAGTTGGTAAACTAGCTAATTGGTACAGAGGTGTATTAGAAAAAGCATTAAATCATAAAATCATTACGTCTACGATTGCAATTTTAATGCTTGTTGGTTCACTTGCTTTAACACCATTAATCGGCTTTAGTTTCATGGGCTCTCAAGAGGAAAAGGTCATGTATTTAACATATACACCTGGTACTGGCGAGCTAGCTGATGAAACAGAAGCAAATGTAGCACAAGTTGAAAAAGAATTAATGAAACGTAAAGATATTGATATTTTACAAGTTTCAATCACTGATGCTACAAACGCAGATCCAACAGCAATGATGATGGGTGGCGGAGCTGGTGGTGCATTAATGTACCTCATCTTTGACCCAGAGATGGAAGACTTCCCTGCTGCTCGTGAAGAAGTAGAAGACTATATATTTAATCTTGACCAATCAGGCGAATGGAAAAGCCAAAACTTCTCATCAACATCTATGGCTTCAAACGAAGTAAGTTACACATTATACAGTGAAGACTTAAATAAGTTACGTAGCGCAGTTAAAGATGTTGAAGGATCGCTTAAAGATGTAAAAGGTCTAGAAGATGTGAAGTCTGATTATGAAGATCCGTATGTAGAACATGTCTTAAAAGTAGAGCAAAAAAATGTCTTACAATATGGTTTAACGACTGCACAAATTGTCATGGCTTTAAATTCTACTGCTTCGCAAGAAGTGTTAACAACAGTTGAACGTGATGGCAAAGACATTAACGTCATTGTTAAACGCGATGCCAAGGCAGCAGCCTTATCAATCGATGATGTTTTAAAAACTGAAATTAAAACGACTTTAGGTACAATGATGACAATCGGTGAGTTAGTTAACGTTGAAGAAGGTACTACACTAAATTCACTATCGCGTTCAAAAGGTGAATATTTCGCAACTGTATCTGCTACAATTATTGGCGATGATATTTCAAAAGCAACGTCTGCAGCAGATAAAAAGATCGATAAATTAGACTTACCTAAAGGTGTGACAACAGGTGTATCCGGTGTAGCGGCAGATATGCAAGAAACATTTACACAACTAGGTATTGCGATGTTAGCAGCCATCGCTATCGTTTACTTTATTCTTGTCGTAACGTTCGGTGAAGGTTTAGCACCGTTTGCTATCCTCTTCTCATTACCATTTGCAGTTATTGGCGCATTTGTTGGCTTATATGTCACAAATCAAACGATTTCTGTCTCCGTTATGATGGGTCTCTTAATGTTAATCGGTATCGTTGTAACCAATGCCATCGTACTTGTGGACCGTATTATCCATATGGAACGCGACGGGCTTGGGATGCGTGAGGCCATTTTAGAAGCAGGCGCAACACGTTTACGTCCAATTTTAATGACTGCCATTGCAACAATTGGTGCAATGATTCCAATGGCAATTGGTAATGGCGGTAGTGGGCTAATTTCGAAAGACCTAGCGATTACAGTAATTGGCGGTTTATTATCTTCAACATTATTAACATTAGTAGTCGTTCCAATTGTCTATGAAATGCTATCCAAAATGTTAAAGAAAAACCGTAAAGATGTTGAAGAAAACTAA
- a CDS encoding TetR/AcrR family transcriptional regulator — protein sequence MLKKQLIMEKALELFSEQGFEATSVQQITERCGISKGAFYLSFKTKDELLFSMVDYYLQQFIADIDHVVRNSNKKDVMLVDFYKNIFQAFKKHAASSRVFFNEKVFLTNKELFQKVSAYEADMSKSIVQMLEQLYREELQETKYDVMYCVKGFMKSYAELFIFSDLPLDLDQLAQSLAEKTDIIARHTTIPFITEELAQLVARPCDQEITQESLLQLIDQSIHNLEPSIERESLELLKNQVEHTTYSQAIIKGLIENIRLQPGCQWVVYVLDKYFQL from the coding sequence ATGTTAAAAAAGCAATTAATTATGGAGAAAGCATTAGAGCTATTCTCTGAACAAGGCTTTGAAGCAACATCTGTACAGCAAATTACGGAACGCTGTGGGATTTCTAAAGGGGCATTTTATTTGTCTTTTAAAACAAAAGATGAGCTTCTTTTCTCAATGGTTGACTACTACTTGCAGCAATTTATCGCAGACATTGACCACGTAGTCAGAAATTCAAATAAAAAAGATGTCATGCTGGTTGATTTCTACAAAAATATTTTTCAAGCATTCAAAAAACATGCAGCATCGTCACGTGTTTTTTTTAATGAAAAGGTATTTCTTACAAATAAAGAGTTGTTTCAAAAAGTGAGTGCCTATGAAGCAGATATGTCGAAGTCTATTGTCCAAATGCTTGAACAGTTGTATCGTGAAGAGCTGCAAGAGACAAAGTACGATGTTATGTATTGTGTAAAAGGGTTTATGAAAAGTTATGCCGAGCTATTTATATTTTCTGATTTACCGCTCGACTTAGATCAGTTGGCGCAATCTTTAGCGGAAAAGACCGATATAATTGCTCGACATACGACAATCCCTTTTATTACCGAAGAACTGGCTCAATTAGTAGCAAGACCATGTGATCAAGAAATAACGCAGGAATCGCTTTTACAGTTAATTGATCAAAGTATTCATAATTTAGAGCCGTCTATTGAACGAGAATCTTTGGAGCTTTTAAAAAATCAAGTTGAGCATACGACATATAGTCAAGCGATTATAAAAGGTTTAATTGAAAATATTCGTCTGCAGCCGGGGTGTCAATGGGTCGTATATGTATTGGATAAATACTTTCAGTTGTAA